The following coding sequences are from one Microbacterium sp. SORGH_AS_0969 window:
- a CDS encoding glycosyltransferase family 2 protein produces MSAPGWVVGNRWDDVADAPSRLARVSVIVTHYDQQAELDRTLLALSRQDYPAHLVEIVVADDGSPSAPIVPPGVRVVSQPDLGFRAAAARNRGVTASTGEILCFLDADTAPEPGYVRAMTRLPGLLPEAVTVGRRRHAALAGTDPSAPIAEIAPTVELPEPQWLLDAYARTENLRLSDDRSYRYIIGAVMACSRAMFDDVGGFDESFSSYGGEDWEWAHRAWQAGAVFAHIPDAVAWHDGPEWAERPGVDRAREGNAQTLTLADLIPVDGSSGRGLLPRTPDLAIHLDGEFAPAATFLCVDSVLEAFPRATVILDATPTVPVLTTDPRLVVGNIPDARVVLRLTQPVVVLDADELRERLARLGQGDEGRLIVRSADGTAIGEATSRRARRREERWHGAVGFTTGTVVTNGVLPVRDEPHLESWVGRWGGVERWT; encoded by the coding sequence ATGAGCGCACCCGGGTGGGTGGTCGGCAACCGGTGGGACGACGTCGCGGACGCACCGTCACGCCTCGCGCGGGTGAGCGTCATCGTGACGCACTACGACCAGCAGGCCGAGCTCGACCGGACGCTCCTCGCGCTGTCGCGTCAGGACTATCCCGCGCATCTCGTCGAGATCGTCGTCGCCGACGACGGCTCTCCCTCCGCGCCGATCGTGCCTCCGGGCGTCCGGGTCGTGAGCCAGCCGGACCTCGGGTTCCGGGCCGCCGCCGCGCGGAACAGGGGAGTCACCGCGAGTACGGGCGAGATCCTGTGCTTTCTCGACGCCGACACGGCGCCCGAGCCGGGGTACGTCCGAGCGATGACGCGCCTGCCCGGGCTCCTGCCCGAGGCGGTCACGGTGGGGCGACGCCGGCACGCCGCCCTCGCGGGGACCGACCCCTCTGCGCCGATCGCCGAGATCGCTCCGACCGTCGAGCTGCCCGAGCCGCAGTGGCTTCTCGACGCATACGCCCGCACCGAGAACCTCCGGCTCTCCGACGACCGCAGCTACCGGTACATCATCGGTGCCGTGATGGCCTGCTCACGCGCGATGTTCGACGACGTCGGAGGATTCGACGAGAGCTTCTCGTCATACGGCGGCGAGGACTGGGAATGGGCCCACCGCGCGTGGCAGGCCGGCGCCGTCTTCGCGCACATTCCGGATGCCGTCGCCTGGCATGACGGACCTGAGTGGGCCGAACGACCGGGCGTCGATCGCGCCCGCGAGGGCAATGCGCAGACACTCACGCTCGCCGACCTGATCCCCGTCGACGGATCCTCCGGTCGCGGCCTGCTGCCCAGAACCCCCGACCTCGCCATCCACCTGGACGGAGAGTTCGCGCCGGCGGCGACCTTCCTGTGCGTCGACTCGGTCCTCGAAGCGTTCCCTCGTGCAACGGTGATCCTGGATGCCACCCCCACCGTGCCAGTCCTGACGACCGACCCGCGGCTCGTGGTGGGGAACATCCCCGACGCTCGCGTGGTGCTCCGGCTGACGCAGCCCGTCGTCGTTCTCGACGCCGACGAACTGCGCGAGCGGCTCGCGAGGCTCGGACAGGGAGACGAGGGGCGTCTCATCGTCCGGTCTGCGGACGGGACGGCCATCGGCGAGGCGACCTCGCGTCGGGCGCGGCGCCGTGAGGAGCGATGGCACGGAGCCGTCGGGTTCACGACGGGCACCGTCGTGACGAACGGAGTACTTCCCGTGCGCGACGAGCCGCACCTCGAGTCGTGGGTCGGCCGATGGGGCGGTGTCGAGCGCTGGACCTGA
- a CDS encoding TlyA family RNA methyltransferase gives MTRLDAELAARGLARSRSHATQLISAGEVSVDGRAVVKSSAAVDENSVIEVASPDHYVSRGAHKLIAALDAFEIEVPGRVALDLGASTGGFTQVLRERGARPVLAVDVGHGQLSTALAADPDVVSVEGYNVRFMTAASLAQATGVAERPTLVTGDLSFISLHHVLPAVVDTAAADADVVLLVKPQFEVGRTAVKGGLVTDPALRSDAVHSVLWAAWDAGLKTNGLISSPLVGTHGNQEYVVWFSAAHGTDPSEWESTVTRLTGSR, from the coding sequence ATGACGCGCCTGGATGCCGAACTCGCGGCCCGTGGTCTGGCGCGATCGCGCTCGCACGCCACGCAGTTGATCTCCGCGGGCGAGGTCAGCGTCGACGGGAGGGCGGTCGTCAAGTCCTCCGCCGCGGTGGACGAGAACAGCGTGATCGAGGTGGCGAGCCCCGACCATTACGTCAGCCGGGGTGCCCACAAGCTGATCGCCGCCCTCGACGCTTTCGAGATCGAGGTCCCGGGCCGCGTCGCCCTGGATCTCGGGGCGTCGACGGGCGGGTTCACCCAGGTGCTCCGTGAGCGCGGAGCGCGTCCGGTTCTCGCCGTTGACGTCGGACACGGCCAGTTGTCCACAGCCCTCGCGGCCGACCCCGACGTGGTGTCGGTCGAGGGGTATAACGTGCGGTTCATGACCGCCGCCTCCCTCGCACAAGCCACGGGTGTCGCCGAACGCCCGACGCTCGTGACGGGCGACCTTTCCTTCATCTCCCTGCACCACGTGCTGCCCGCGGTGGTCGACACCGCCGCGGCGGACGCCGATGTCGTCCTGCTGGTCAAGCCGCAGTTCGAGGTCGGGCGCACCGCGGTCAAGGGCGGGCTCGTCACCGATCCGGCCCTGCGATCCGACGCCGTGCACAGTGTGCTCTGGGCCGCCTGGGACGCCGGGCTCAAGACGAACGGCCTGATCTCGTCGCCTCTCGTCGGAACCCACGGCAACCAGGAGTACGTCGTGTGGTTCTCGGCCGCTCACGGCACCGACCCCTCAGAATGGGAGAGCACCGTGACCCGACTGACCGGAAGCCGATGA
- a CDS encoding NAD kinase: MTPSDRRILLVVHARRDDTVQAAQRIISAVLAAGAVPVVSAEDRPELAERLSLEGVATLGTDVGIDDVELAIVLGGDGTILRAAEMVRGSTAPILGINMGHVGFLAEIERDDMDDAVRRVIARDYTVEERLALAVKIQDADDRVIYETWALNEATVEKASRERMLEVVMAVDGRPLSSFGCDGVVIATPTGSTAYNFSAGGPVVWPTVEAIAVVPLSAHALFARPLVVGPDASVAVEVLERTSGSGILWCDGRRSHELPPGARVVVRRSSRPVRLARLHPAAFTERLVRKFRLPVTGWRGASGGAS; encoded by the coding sequence ATGACCCCCAGCGATCGCCGAATCCTCCTCGTCGTCCACGCGCGCCGCGACGACACCGTCCAGGCCGCCCAGCGCATCATTTCCGCGGTGCTTGCGGCGGGGGCTGTGCCCGTGGTCTCGGCCGAAGACCGGCCCGAGCTCGCGGAACGCCTGTCGCTCGAGGGCGTTGCGACTCTCGGGACCGACGTGGGCATCGACGACGTCGAGCTCGCCATCGTGCTCGGCGGAGACGGGACGATCCTTCGCGCGGCCGAGATGGTGCGGGGGAGTACGGCTCCCATTCTCGGCATCAACATGGGCCACGTCGGCTTCCTCGCCGAGATCGAGCGCGACGACATGGACGACGCGGTGCGTCGCGTGATCGCTCGGGACTACACGGTCGAGGAGCGCCTCGCCCTGGCGGTCAAGATCCAGGATGCCGATGACCGCGTCATCTACGAGACCTGGGCCCTGAACGAGGCGACCGTCGAGAAGGCCAGCCGCGAGCGCATGCTCGAAGTGGTCATGGCCGTCGACGGGCGCCCCCTCTCGTCGTTCGGCTGCGATGGGGTGGTCATCGCGACTCCGACCGGGTCGACCGCATACAACTTCTCCGCCGGGGGTCCGGTCGTCTGGCCGACCGTCGAGGCGATCGCGGTGGTTCCGCTGTCCGCGCACGCGCTCTTCGCCCGACCCCTGGTCGTCGGCCCGGACGCGAGCGTCGCGGTCGAGGTCCTCGAACGCACGAGCGGAAGCGGCATCCTGTGGTGCGACGGGCGCCGTTCGCACGAGCTGCCCCCGGGTGCTCGGGTCGTCGTACGCCGCTCGTCGCGGCCGGTTCGTCTCGCGCGCCTGCATCCTGCGGCGTTCACCGAACGACTCGTGCGCAAGTTCCGTCTCCCCGTCACGGGATGGCGCGGCGCGTCGGGAGGTGCCTCGTGA
- a CDS encoding CTP synthase has protein sequence MQTSDAAGNSDNKTFTTKHIFVTGGVVSSLGKGLTAASLGNLLTARGLRVVMQKLDPYLNVDPGTMNPFQHGEVFVTDDGAETDLDIGHYERFLDIELSQAANVTTGQIYSQVIARERRGEYLGDTVQVIPHITDEIKRRMRLQASESPQPDVIITEIGGTVGDIESQPFIESARQIRHELGRKNVFFVHVSLVPFMGASGEQKTKPTQHSVATLRSIGIQPDALVLRSDRPVTESNKRKIALMCDVDEDAVVNAIDVPSIYDIPTMMHDQGLDAYIVDALDIDKAADVDWSRWQRVLQAVHNPKHEVTIGLVGKYIDLPDAYLSVTEAIKAGGFGQETHVKITWIPSDLCETPEGAAKALSAVDGIIVPGGFGIRGIEGKLGALRFAREQGIPTLGICLGLQCMVIEYARTVAGLEGASSSEFDPDTAHPVVATMAEQVDILESGDLGGTMRLGLYPADLAEGSLAAELYGANRISERHRHRYEVNNAYRQQLSDAGLVFSGLNPDLDLVEFVELPRDVHPYYIATQAHPELRSRPTEPHPLFRGLVGAALERHRSSELFDVEED, from the coding sequence ATGCAGACTTCGGACGCGGCGGGAAATTCAGACAACAAGACCTTCACGACGAAGCACATCTTCGTCACCGGAGGTGTGGTCTCCTCCCTGGGGAAGGGCCTGACGGCGGCAAGCCTCGGCAACCTCCTCACGGCCCGCGGTCTGCGCGTCGTGATGCAGAAGCTCGATCCGTATCTCAACGTCGACCCGGGAACGATGAACCCGTTCCAGCACGGTGAGGTCTTCGTGACCGACGACGGCGCCGAGACCGACCTCGACATCGGCCACTACGAGCGCTTCCTCGACATCGAACTGAGCCAGGCGGCGAACGTCACCACCGGCCAGATCTACTCGCAGGTCATCGCGCGCGAGCGCCGCGGCGAGTACCTCGGCGACACGGTGCAGGTCATCCCGCACATCACCGACGAGATCAAGCGCCGCATGCGCCTGCAGGCGAGCGAGAGCCCGCAGCCCGACGTGATCATCACCGAGATCGGCGGCACGGTCGGCGACATCGAGTCGCAGCCCTTCATCGAGTCGGCGCGACAGATCCGCCACGAGCTGGGTCGCAAGAACGTGTTCTTCGTGCACGTCTCGCTCGTGCCCTTCATGGGCGCATCCGGCGAGCAGAAGACCAAGCCGACGCAGCACTCCGTCGCGACGCTGCGTTCCATCGGCATCCAGCCCGACGCCCTCGTCCTGCGCAGTGACCGCCCCGTCACCGAGTCGAACAAGCGCAAGATCGCGCTCATGTGCGACGTCGACGAGGACGCGGTGGTCAACGCGATCGATGTGCCGAGCATCTACGACATCCCCACGATGATGCACGACCAGGGGCTCGACGCCTACATCGTCGACGCACTCGACATCGACAAGGCCGCCGACGTCGACTGGTCACGCTGGCAGCGCGTGCTCCAGGCCGTGCACAACCCCAAGCACGAGGTGACCATCGGCCTCGTCGGAAAGTACATCGACCTCCCCGACGCGTACCTCTCGGTCACCGAGGCGATCAAGGCCGGCGGTTTCGGTCAGGAGACGCACGTCAAGATCACGTGGATCCCCTCCGACCTCTGCGAGACCCCCGAGGGTGCGGCGAAGGCCCTCTCCGCGGTGGACGGCATCATCGTGCCGGGCGGGTTCGGCATCCGGGGCATCGAGGGGAAGCTTGGAGCCCTGCGTTTCGCGCGCGAGCAGGGCATACCCACGCTCGGCATCTGCCTGGGCCTCCAGTGCATGGTCATCGAGTACGCGCGGACCGTCGCAGGCCTCGAGGGCGCGTCGTCGAGCGAGTTCGACCCCGACACTGCGCACCCGGTCGTGGCGACCATGGCCGAGCAGGTCGACATCCTCGAGAGCGGCGACCTGGGCGGCACGATGCGTCTCGGCCTCTATCCCGCGGACCTGGCCGAAGGTTCGCTCGCGGCCGAGCTGTACGGGGCGAACCGCATCTCGGAGCGTCACCGCCACCGCTACGAGGTCAACAACGCGTACCGTCAGCAGCTGAGCGATGCCGGTCTGGTGTTCTCGGGGCTGAACCCCGACCTCGATCTCGTCGAGTTCGTGGAGCTGCCGCGCGACGTGCACCCGTACTACATCGCCACGCAGGCGCACCCCGAATTGCGCTCGCGGCCGACCGAGCCGCACCCGCTCTTCCGCGGCCTCGTCGGCGCGGCACTCGAGCGCCACCGTTCGAGCGAGCTGTTCGACGTCGAGGAGGACTGA
- the recN gene encoding DNA repair protein RecN, whose protein sequence is MIEEMRLRDLGVIADATLPIGRGFTAITGETGAGKTMVVTGLGLLLGQRADSGAVRKGAAQAAVEGVWIVPEDGPVAARVREAGGDVEPVGEGSAELYLGRTVSSEGRGRATVGGRTAPAGVLADLADELVVVHGQSDQLRLKSSSAQREALDRFGGETITVARSAYRAAWDTWRTLDAELTTLTTDRDARAREAEELRAAIAEIEAAAPLPGEEEELARRAERLANAEELRIAAVTAHAALSNEDGAPDVITLLAEARRALDRIAGSDDALAAIGEQVADLGYRATDASVALSGYLADLDESGPHELAAVDERRAVLAGLTRTHGSVEAAIALLETGSARLVELDDDGDRLQRLETQRDAAAAELDAAAERLTAARRDAAARLGAAVTEELHALALPDARLTVDVAPATPAGHGRDEVSILLAPHPGADPRPVSRGASGGELSRVMLAIEVVIAGVDPVPTFVFDEVDAGIGGAAAIEVGRRLARLAESSQVIAVTHLAQVAAFAGNHLTVVKGHDGAVTASSVRRLEGAEREAEMARLLSGLSDSDAALTHARELLETGRTVD, encoded by the coding sequence GTGATCGAGGAGATGCGACTTCGCGACCTCGGCGTCATCGCCGACGCGACGCTGCCGATCGGGCGCGGCTTCACGGCGATCACGGGCGAGACGGGCGCCGGTAAGACCATGGTCGTCACCGGGCTGGGTCTTCTCCTGGGCCAACGCGCCGACTCCGGCGCCGTGCGCAAGGGCGCGGCGCAGGCAGCGGTCGAGGGCGTCTGGATCGTCCCCGAGGACGGTCCGGTCGCTGCTCGCGTGCGCGAAGCCGGCGGCGACGTCGAGCCCGTGGGCGAAGGATCCGCCGAGCTGTACCTCGGCCGCACGGTCTCGAGCGAAGGACGAGGACGCGCCACTGTCGGCGGTCGCACCGCTCCGGCGGGCGTGCTCGCTGACCTGGCGGACGAACTCGTCGTCGTGCACGGACAGTCGGACCAGCTGCGGCTGAAGTCGTCGTCGGCGCAGCGCGAGGCTCTCGATCGTTTCGGGGGCGAGACGATCACCGTCGCGCGCTCCGCCTATCGCGCGGCGTGGGATACCTGGCGGACTCTCGATGCCGAGCTGACCACGCTCACGACCGACCGCGACGCGCGCGCGCGGGAGGCCGAGGAGCTCCGCGCCGCGATCGCTGAGATCGAGGCAGCCGCGCCCCTTCCGGGCGAGGAGGAGGAGCTCGCCCGCCGCGCCGAGCGCCTCGCGAACGCGGAGGAGCTGCGGATCGCGGCGGTCACCGCGCATGCCGCGCTCTCGAACGAAGACGGCGCGCCCGACGTGATCACTCTGCTCGCCGAAGCGCGTCGCGCCCTCGACAGGATCGCCGGGAGCGACGACGCGCTCGCCGCGATCGGGGAGCAGGTCGCCGACCTCGGGTACCGCGCCACCGACGCGTCCGTCGCGCTGTCGGGTTATCTCGCCGATCTCGACGAGTCCGGGCCGCACGAACTCGCCGCCGTCGACGAGCGGCGCGCGGTGCTCGCCGGGCTGACGCGAACACACGGATCGGTGGAGGCCGCCATCGCGCTGCTCGAGACGGGCTCAGCCCGTCTGGTGGAGCTGGACGATGACGGTGACCGCCTGCAACGCCTCGAGACGCAGCGCGACGCGGCGGCGGCCGAACTCGACGCGGCCGCCGAGAGACTCACCGCGGCGCGGCGCGATGCGGCGGCGCGACTGGGCGCGGCGGTCACCGAGGAGTTGCACGCCCTGGCCCTGCCCGACGCGCGTCTGACCGTCGACGTCGCCCCCGCGACCCCCGCGGGTCACGGGCGCGACGAGGTGTCGATCCTGCTCGCGCCGCACCCCGGTGCCGATCCGCGTCCGGTGTCACGCGGTGCATCAGGGGGTGAGCTCAGTCGCGTCATGCTCGCGATCGAGGTCGTGATCGCCGGGGTCGATCCGGTGCCCACGTTCGTGTTCGACGAGGTCGACGCCGGGATCGGCGGCGCGGCGGCGATCGAGGTCGGGCGCCGTCTCGCGCGTCTCGCCGAGTCGTCGCAGGTCATCGCCGTCACGCACCTCGCGCAGGTGGCCGCGTTCGCGGGCAACCACCTCACGGTCGTCAAGGGTCACGACGGCGCGGTGACGGCATCCAGTGTCCGTCGGCTCGAGGGGGCGGAGCGGGAGGCCGAGATGGCACGCCTGCTCTCGGGGCTGAGCGACTCGGATGCCGCGCTGACGCACGCCCGAGAACTGCTCGAGACCGGGCGCACCGTCGACTGA
- a CDS encoding glycosyltransferase produces the protein MDAVTDRHAVTLLSDPAVPGSPEGQWWPPQVLLPAWLEAHAAEFDLVHLHFGIESYSPDDLAETVAALRWVRRPLVYTVHDLENPQLASQDAHRASLAVLTAAADQLITLTESADAEVRRVYGRSTTVVPHPTLLGTDDPPIGTPHATTRVGVHLRDLRPNIDGVGTVATLVRAIADLRAEGARVEAVVRMNERVRDAEAAASIDRLASEADGVVWERGDRLDDDALASWLADLDACLLPYRHGTQSGWAELCFDLAVPVIGTRVGHISAQHPDDFHAFTVGEPVSLARAITDATAPAWSTSGSQRRAEEVARRRRERSAERDRIRAAHLEIYRRALQTTDAA, from the coding sequence GTGGACGCCGTCACGGACCGCCACGCGGTGACCCTGCTCAGCGACCCCGCGGTCCCCGGTTCGCCCGAGGGCCAGTGGTGGCCGCCGCAGGTCCTGCTCCCGGCCTGGCTGGAAGCACACGCGGCGGAGTTCGACCTCGTGCACCTGCACTTCGGGATCGAGTCGTACAGCCCGGACGACCTCGCAGAGACCGTAGCCGCGCTGCGGTGGGTCCGGCGTCCGCTCGTGTACACCGTCCACGACCTGGAGAACCCTCAGCTCGCATCGCAGGACGCCCATCGCGCGTCGCTCGCCGTCCTGACGGCCGCGGCGGACCAGCTGATCACCTTGACCGAATCCGCCGACGCCGAGGTGCGCCGCGTGTACGGCCGGTCGACGACCGTCGTCCCGCACCCGACGCTCCTCGGCACGGACGACCCGCCCATCGGTACGCCACACGCGACGACCCGGGTGGGCGTGCACCTGCGCGACCTGCGACCGAACATCGACGGGGTGGGCACCGTGGCGACTCTGGTGCGCGCGATCGCCGACCTCCGCGCCGAGGGCGCGCGCGTCGAGGCAGTCGTGCGGATGAACGAGCGCGTCCGCGACGCGGAGGCGGCGGCATCCATCGATCGACTCGCCTCGGAAGCCGACGGCGTGGTGTGGGAACGCGGCGACCGTCTCGACGACGACGCGCTGGCGAGCTGGCTCGCCGACCTCGACGCATGTCTGCTGCCGTACCGGCACGGCACGCAATCGGGGTGGGCGGAGCTGTGCTTCGACCTCGCGGTACCGGTGATCGGCACGCGCGTCGGTCACATCTCGGCGCAACACCCGGACGACTTCCACGCGTTCACCGTGGGGGAACCGGTCTCGCTCGCGCGGGCGATCACGGATGCCACGGCACCGGCGTGGTCGACATCCGGATCGCAGCGGCGCGCCGAGGAGGTCGCTCGGCGACGTCGCGAGCGATCCGCCGAGCGTGACCGGATACGCGCCGCACACCTCGAGATCTACCGCCGGGCTCTCCAGACGACGGACGCCGCATGA
- a CDS encoding HAD-IIA family hydrolase has protein sequence MIFGRSKQEQTPLDGVDVVLADLDGVVYAGPGALPHAVDSLNRAQEEGRRLGYITNNASRTDATVAAHLSSLGLRVAAGDVVTSPQAAMRLMRDLVPAGSTLLVIGGEGLVVEVEKAGFVVTRSAEDAPAAVVQGFAPEVGWAQLAEAAYALATPVEEGGIPWVATNTDWTIPQARGIAPGNGTLVSAVHTAVGRLATIAGKPERPIFDEAVTRTGARNPLFIGDRLDTDIQGARAAEMASLLVLTGIDRPKQVLAAPPSQRPDFIVSDLRQLFEPYPATIVKGERTRVGDAVVEIDGVDLRIVSEGSRQIDLLRAGAAAIWNSGRAIFGFRVPEQLYADPFRVR, from the coding sequence GTGATCTTCGGGCGGAGCAAGCAGGAACAGACTCCGCTCGACGGAGTCGACGTGGTGCTGGCCGACCTGGACGGCGTGGTGTACGCCGGTCCGGGCGCGCTCCCGCACGCGGTCGACAGTCTGAACCGTGCCCAGGAGGAGGGGCGTCGTCTCGGGTACATCACGAACAACGCGTCCCGTACCGATGCCACCGTCGCCGCTCATCTGTCGTCGCTGGGGCTGCGGGTCGCGGCGGGCGATGTCGTCACGAGCCCTCAGGCGGCGATGCGACTCATGCGCGACCTCGTTCCGGCCGGCTCCACGCTCCTCGTGATCGGCGGAGAAGGTCTTGTCGTCGAGGTCGAGAAGGCCGGCTTCGTCGTGACGCGCAGCGCCGAGGACGCACCCGCTGCGGTGGTGCAAGGATTCGCGCCCGAGGTGGGCTGGGCGCAGCTGGCGGAAGCCGCCTACGCGCTCGCCACCCCCGTCGAAGAGGGCGGCATCCCGTGGGTCGCGACGAACACCGACTGGACGATTCCGCAGGCCCGGGGGATCGCGCCGGGAAACGGCACCCTCGTCTCGGCGGTCCACACCGCCGTGGGACGTCTCGCCACGATCGCAGGGAAGCCCGAGCGTCCCATCTTCGACGAGGCGGTGACCCGCACCGGCGCGAGGAATCCGCTGTTCATCGGCGATCGCCTCGACACCGACATCCAGGGTGCGCGAGCCGCCGAGATGGCGTCGCTCCTCGTCCTGACCGGGATCGATCGTCCGAAACAGGTGCTCGCGGCTCCGCCCTCGCAGCGTCCAGACTTCATCGTCTCCGACCTGCGCCAGCTGTTCGAGCCGTACCCTGCGACGATCGTCAAGGGTGAGCGGACTCGCGTCGGCGACGCTGTCGTCGAGATCGACGGCGTCGATCTCCGGATCGTGTCCGAGGGCTCGCGCCAGATCGATCTCCTGAGGGCGGGAGCGGCCGCGATCTGGAACTCCGGCCGTGCGATCTTCGGGTTCCGCGTTCCGGAGCAGCTCTACGCGGACCCGTTCCGCGTGCGCTGA
- a CDS encoding WcbI family polysaccharide biosynthesis putative acetyltransferase encodes MSGDEGGKTSLADHGGTVIARRRHYAEFFGEAPLPARFGVVVGNCQAESLRLVIASDALPTIRVPAVHELTKTDAVRLHDVLARASFLVAQPVRDDYRGLPLGTAQLRASLPSGARVVLVPSIRYAGLHPFQVVLRLPGFEPDPPLVAYHDVRLLAEAAGLPVARELPAESVREVAADSIAELRRREALGLDVAASDLFTPVVADLARTVNHPGNAVFLPLGERVVAALGAPGRAVDPGRPILAGVRAPLEEWVVDAWNLDAEPQPDWTVGGEILPTATVSEAHRAWYAERPEFVAAAVTRIAPLLHRWRAA; translated from the coding sequence ATGAGCGGCGACGAGGGTGGCAAGACGAGCCTTGCGGACCACGGCGGGACGGTGATAGCGCGCCGTCGCCACTACGCGGAGTTCTTCGGCGAGGCCCCGCTTCCCGCCCGCTTCGGCGTGGTCGTCGGCAACTGCCAGGCCGAGTCCCTGCGTCTCGTGATCGCCTCCGACGCGCTCCCCACCATCCGGGTTCCGGCCGTGCACGAGCTCACCAAAACCGACGCCGTGCGCCTGCATGACGTGCTCGCGCGGGCCTCGTTCCTCGTCGCACAGCCGGTCCGTGACGATTACCGGGGCCTCCCGCTCGGCACCGCGCAGCTGCGGGCGTCCCTCCCGAGCGGTGCCCGCGTGGTCCTCGTCCCCTCGATCCGTTACGCCGGTCTGCACCCGTTCCAGGTCGTGCTGCGCCTCCCCGGTTTCGAGCCCGATCCGCCGCTGGTCGCCTACCACGACGTGCGCCTGCTGGCCGAGGCCGCGGGCCTTCCGGTCGCCCGCGAGCTGCCGGCGGAGTCCGTACGCGAAGTCGCTGCGGACTCGATCGCCGAGCTGCGACGGCGTGAGGCGCTCGGCCTCGACGTCGCGGCATCCGACCTGTTCACCCCCGTCGTCGCCGACCTCGCCCGCACGGTCAACCACCCCGGCAACGCCGTCTTCCTCCCTCTCGGCGAGCGGGTGGTCGCGGCCCTCGGCGCGCCCGGACGAGCGGTCGATCCCGGGCGTCCGATCCTCGCCGGGGTGCGCGCCCCGCTCGAGGAGTGGGTGGTTGATGCCTGGAACCTGGATGCCGAGCCCCAGCCCGACTGGACCGTCGGGGGCGAGATCCTCCCCACCGCGACCGTGTCCGAGGCCCACCGCGCCTGGTATGCCGAGCGGCCGGAGTTCGTCGCCGCTGCCGTCACGCGCATCGCCCCGCTCCTGCACCGCTGGCGGGCGGCGTGA
- a CDS encoding NUDIX hydrolase — protein sequence MEELRDERVDLEVVSTDLVYEGAVWNVRSDTVRYGDGQMTRQYVEHPGAAAVVAIDDDGRVVLIQQYRHPIKERDWEIPAGLLDVAGEPPIETAKRELTEEVDLEADRWQHLISMHTTPGGNDEVVHVFLARGLRSVETDYEREHEESDMRVERVALADVIDGVLAGRLRNGILATGALAAAEVLRREAAAS from the coding sequence GTGGAAGAGCTGCGCGACGAGCGGGTCGACCTCGAGGTCGTCTCGACCGACCTCGTCTACGAGGGTGCGGTGTGGAACGTGCGCAGCGACACCGTGCGGTACGGCGACGGGCAGATGACCCGGCAGTACGTCGAGCACCCGGGCGCGGCGGCGGTCGTGGCGATCGACGACGACGGGCGTGTCGTGCTCATCCAGCAGTACCGACACCCCATCAAGGAGCGCGACTGGGAGATCCCGGCCGGTCTCCTCGACGTCGCGGGCGAGCCGCCGATCGAGACGGCGAAGCGTGAGCTGACCGAAGAGGTCGACCTCGAGGCCGACCGGTGGCAGCACCTCATCTCGATGCACACGACCCCCGGCGGAAACGACGAGGTCGTGCACGTCTTCCTCGCCCGCGGGCTCCGATCGGTCGAGACCGATTACGAGCGCGAGCACGAGGAGTCCGACATGCGCGTCGAGCGGGTGGCTCTCGCCGATGTGATCGACGGTGTGCTGGCGGGGCGCTTGCGCAACGGCATCCTGGCCACCGGCGCGCTCGCCGCCGCCGAGGTCCTTCGCCGCGAGGCCGCCGCGAGCTGA